The genome window CGTGATCGAGGCTGCCCCTAACGTGGTGAGCCAGGTGAAGACCGCGGAGAAGGACGGCTACCAGGCGGTGCAACTGGCTTTCGGCGAGCGCCGCGCGAAAAGCTCGAATGCAGCCGAGATGGGCCACTACAAGAAGGCCAATACCACTCCCAAGGTGAAGTCGCACGAGTTCAAGGAATTCGAGACCGAGCTGAAGCTGGGCGATACCGTTGACGTCAACCTATTCGAGGAAGGCAGCTTCGTCACGGTCACTGGCAACAGCAAGGGCAAGGGCTTCCAGGGCGTAGTGAAGCGCCACGGCTTCAGCGGCGTGGGCGAAGCCACCCACGGCCAGCATGATCGAAGCCGCGCTCCCGGTTCGCTGGGCGGCAGCTCTTACCCCAGCCGCGTGTTCAAGGGCATGCGCATGGCGGGCCGCACCGGCGGGAACAAGATCACCACCGAGAACCTGAAGGTGGTGAAAGTGGATGCTAGCAAGAACCTGTTGCTGCTC of Flavobacteriales bacterium contains these proteins:
- the rplC gene encoding 50S ribosomal protein L3, yielding MSGLIGKKIGMTSLFDTDGSLVACTVIEAAPNVVSQVKTAEKDGYQAVQLAFGERRAKSSNAAEMGHYKKANTTPKVKSHEFKEFETELKLGDTVDVNLFEEGSFVTVTGNSKGKGFQGVVKRHGFSGVGEATHGQHDRSRAPGSLGGSSYPSRVFKGMRMAGRTGGNKITTENLKVVKVDASKNLLLLKGTVPGPKGSIVIIWK